ATTGTAGATTTCGCCGTTGAGAACGAGTTGAACGCTGCCATCCTCATTCGGCATGGGATTCTTGCCGGCGGGAGAAAGGTCAATAATGCTGAGTCGCCGATGCCCCAGTCCGATATGGGGGCCGAGGTGAAGCCCGGCATCATCCGGGCCGCGGGTGAGCATGATATCCCGCATCGCCACGAGGGCTTGTTCGTCGATTGGGGCGCCGACTCGGTCGAAAATACCGCAAATGCCGCACATCGGGTTCGGTCGTCCTCCGGGCCGAAATCGCGTGGGCCGCGGCTTCAATGGTAAAATCGGCCCGACGACGGCCGAATCGATCAAAAAATGGAAATTCGGCAGTTGACGGCAGCCGCCACAGGCGACTTTGGCCGGTCCTGGTCGGTTTTGACCCGCCCGCAAACGTTGCCGCACGCCACAGCCGATATTCCTGCTGGTATACTACCGTGATCGATTCGACGGTGGAAATGCGATCCGCCGTCTCGCAGAACCAAAGCCCCGATCGTATCGCCGACAGGCGGAACACTGAGCAAGGCTATATACCGACATGTACGCCATAAACGCCCCGATGGATCTAAACATCAACCCCGTCGAGGAGGCGAAGCAACCCTTCTCACCGGGCTGGGCGATGTTCATCGCCATCTGGATCGTCTGTCTGCTGGCCGGCGCGGCGCTGACCCTCCAGATGAAGCAACCGGTGCTCGGAGCGATTGTGGCCGGCCTTCCGACGCTGGCAGGCATATTGATCAGCCCGATTTTCTCGCTGTGCTGCATCTGCCTCGTATTGCCGCTGAGCGGATCGATCAATTTTGAGGGCGTGTTCACGGCCGACCGCGCGATCGGCGCGCTGGCGACGGCGGGCATCCTCATTCATTGCAAGTTTTTCCGAGGCAGCGTGAGGATCAGCGGCTCACCGCTGCTGCCGCTGTTTCTCATCGCAGGCTGGTCGACCTTGTCGGCACTCTGGTCCGTCAATCCGCAGTATGCATTCTTCTCCGCCCTGTCGCTGGTTCAGTTGTCGTTCTGGGTCTGGGCGTTATGGAATGCAATCGCCTATCGCGGAAACTACATCTGGCCGTTGCGATGTTATGCCGCGGGCATGCTGGTCGTCGTCATGCGCCTTTACCTGTCCGGAGGACTCTCACGAATCAAGGACGAAGGCAACGCGGCACGACTGACGCTCGAATCGACAAGCCGCGACAACGTCAATCCCAATGACTTCGCGGCATTTCTCGTGCCGGCGTTCTTCATCGCGGTGTATCTCTTCCTTCGCGATCCCGCGAAATTCCTCCGAATCATCTGGGTCATCTGCGCGATGGTTTTTCCGATCATGATCGTCCTAACCGGCGCTCGGAGCGCGCTGGCCGGATTGCTTTGCGCGCTGCTGGTGACCGCGCTGACGTTTCACCATTTCATCCGCGCTCGCGGCGCGCTGATCGGAATCGTCATCGCAGGCATCTGTATGGTCGGCGGCATTTTCTACGTCCTGAGCAGCGATCTGTCCCGGTCGGACGCGGTGCAGCGGATTCTCGATCCTCGTCTGCGCGGCAAGGGCATGAACAATCGCTTGATGCTCATGGAGCGCGGCCTGACTCATATTTTCTCGCGTCCGCTCCTTGGCACGGGCTGCCATAACTACGTGCTGACCTACCAGGAAAAATGGGCGATTCACAACGATCCGATGCTGATCGCCGCCGAATTGGGTATCTTCGGCGGTTTTCTGTACTTCTGGTTTTTCTGGAAGCTCGGAAAGACGGTATTCGGCACGCGCGCGCCGCCTGAAAAATGGTTCGCCCGAAGCCTGGTGATCTTTCTTTTCGTGACCGGGCTGGCACATCCAATCTTCGCGGCGAAATCGTTCTGGTTCTTTTCAGTTTGCGGAGCGGCCGTCGCGTTTCGCGCGCGCCAATCGGAAGAAAACGCCGCGATGGATCTGGCCTACCAGTACGCATCGATGCCGCCGCCGGACCTGCAACTGAGCCAGCACCGCTGGGGCCATTCATACGCCTGACCAGCCGGCGCCAACCATTCGCGCCGAGTGTGCCGACCAACGACCTTCATGCGCATTCTTGCAATCGCCAGCCTGTATCCACTGTCACACGCCGACAACGCCGGTCAGGCGCGCCACGTTTCGTTCCGCGCGCTGGTTGCACAAGGACATGACATTGAGGTCATTCGCCCGCAAATGCGCCTGTATCAGTGGATCTCCCGCGACTGGCGATTGAAGAGCGGCCAGCATGTGCCGCTGCGATATGAACTCGACGGCGTGCCGGTGGCGTGCCCGCGATTTTGGCGCCTGCCGGGCAGATACTGGCGACCTTACGAGGCAAGCTGGCGCTACGGCCCGGTCGCTCGCCTGGTCCGGCGCGCCCATACCGCGAAGCCGTTCGATGTCATTTACGGATGCGAACTGGTGTCGGATGGCGTTGTTGCGGTTCGACTGGGTCGCGAGATGAAACTGCCGGTGATGCTGTCGAGCATCGGCAGCGATGCTCACACCTACCCATATCAAAGCAAGCGTGCGATGACAGTGACGCGCAAGGTGCTGTGTGAGGCGGATCTGATACTTGTAGAGGGGGCCGGTGCGGTCGAGGATATTAGACGACTGACGACTCACACCGCGCCCATCCACGTCTTCAGTCGAGGCATTGATCTATCTCGCTTTGAGGGCGCCCTGTCGAAAGATGCCGCGAGGGAAAAACATGGCCTGCCTCGTGGGCGCCGGCTCATCGTGTTCGTCGGAACCCTAAATGAAAGCAAGGGTGTTCTCGTGCTGGCGGAAGCGTTCGCGCAGATCGCACCGCGTCACGCCGACGCCGACCTGGTCTACGTCGGCTCGGGGACGATGTTCGATGATATTCGGACGATGACAGCAACCGCCGGTCTGAGCGATCGGGTGCATCTGCTCGGAAAGCGTCCGTTCAGCGAAGTCCCGCACATCCTGCTGGCCTGTGACGTATTCTGTCTGCCCTCTTTCGCCGAAGGATTACCCAAGAGCGTGGTCGAGGGCATGGCGGCCGGACTTCCGGTTGTCGCGACGAACGTCGGCGGAATACCGGACGTGATGTCGCACGGCGAATGCGGGATCCTCGTGTCGCCACGCGACGTGAACGGGCTTGCCGGCGCGCTGGACCGTCTGTTGGCAAATCCGGACGAAGCCGCCAGAATGGGAAGTGTGGGTCAGGCCATCGCGCGGACCCACTTCGACACTGTGAAGAATGCCGCAGGAATCCTGAG
This window of the Phycisphaerae bacterium genome carries:
- a CDS encoding O-antigen ligase family protein, producing MYAINAPMDLNINPVEEAKQPFSPGWAMFIAIWIVCLLAGAALTLQMKQPVLGAIVAGLPTLAGILISPIFSLCCICLVLPLSGSINFEGVFTADRAIGALATAGILIHCKFFRGSVRISGSPLLPLFLIAGWSTLSALWSVNPQYAFFSALSLVQLSFWVWALWNAIAYRGNYIWPLRCYAAGMLVVVMRLYLSGGLSRIKDEGNAARLTLESTSRDNVNPNDFAAFLVPAFFIAVYLFLRDPAKFLRIIWVICAMVFPIMIVLTGARSALAGLLCALLVTALTFHHFIRARGALIGIVIAGICMVGGIFYVLSSDLSRSDAVQRILDPRLRGKGMNNRLMLMERGLTHIFSRPLLGTGCHNYVLTYQEKWAIHNDPMLIAAELGIFGGFLYFWFFWKLGKTVFGTRAPPEKWFARSLVIFLFVTGLAHPIFAAKSFWFFSVCGAAVAFRARQSEENAAMDLAYQYASMPPPDLQLSQHRWGHSYA
- a CDS encoding glycosyltransferase; translated protein: MRILAIASLYPLSHADNAGQARHVSFRALVAQGHDIEVIRPQMRLYQWISRDWRLKSGQHVPLRYELDGVPVACPRFWRLPGRYWRPYEASWRYGPVARLVRRAHTAKPFDVIYGCELVSDGVVAVRLGREMKLPVMLSSIGSDAHTYPYQSKRAMTVTRKVLCEADLILVEGAGAVEDIRRLTTHTAPIHVFSRGIDLSRFEGALSKDAAREKHGLPRGRRLIVFVGTLNESKGVLVLAEAFAQIAPRHADADLVYVGSGTMFDDIRTMTATAGLSDRVHLLGKRPFSEVPHILLACDVFCLPSFAEGLPKSVVEGMAAGLPVVATNVGGIPDVMSHGECGILVSPRDVNGLAGALDRLLANPDEAARMGSVGQAIARTHFDTVKNAAGILRFAEEAIARGNTRMAQSEGSGWPAQSV